A genome region from Neisseria meningitidis includes the following:
- the fusA gene encoding elongation factor G — translation MARKTPISLYRNIGISAHIDAGKTTTTERILFYTGLTHKLGEVHDGAATTDYMEQEQERGITITSAAVTSYWSGMAKQFPEHRFNIIDTPGHVDFTVEVERSMRVLDGAVMVYCAVGGVQPQSETVWRQANKYQVPRLAFVNKMDRQGANFFRVVEQMKTRLRANPVPIVIPVGAEDNFSGVVDLLKMKSIIWNEADKGTTFTYGDIPAELVETAEEWRQNMIEAAAEASEELMDKYLGGDELTEEEIVGALRQRTLAGEIQPMLCGSAFKNKGVQRMLDAVVELLPAPTDIPPVQGVNPNTEEADSRQASDEEKFSALAFKMLNDKYVGQLTFIRVYSGVVKSGDTVLNSVKGTRERIGRLVQMTAADRTEIEEVRAGDIAAAIGLKDVTTGETLCAESAPIILERMEFPEPVIHIAVEPKTKADQEKMGIALNRLAKEDPSFRVRTDEESGQTIISGMGELHLEIIVDRMKREFGVEANIGAPQVAYRETIRKAVKAEYKHAKQSGGKGQYGHVVIEMEPMEPGGEGYEFIDEIKGGVIPREFIPSVDKGIRDTLPNGIVAGYPVVDVRIRLVFGSYHDVDSSQLAFELAASQAFKEGMRQASPALLEPIMAVEVETPEEYMGDVMGDLNRRRGVVLGMDDDGIGGKKVRAEVPLAEMFGYSTDLRSATQGRATYSMEFKKYSEAPAHIAAAVTEARKG, via the coding sequence CATATCGATGCGGGTAAAACCACGACGACAGAACGTATTTTGTTCTATACCGGTTTGACCCACAAGCTGGGCGAAGTGCATGACGGTGCGGCTACTACCGACTACATGGAACAAGAGCAAGAGCGCGGTATTACCATTACCTCCGCTGCCGTTACTTCCTACTGGTCCGGTATGGCGAAACAATTCCCCGAGCACCGCTTCAACATCATCGACACCCCGGGACACGTTGACTTTACCGTAGAGGTAGAGCGTTCTATGCGTGTATTGGACGGCGCGGTAATGGTTTACTGCGCGGTGGGCGGTGTTCAACCCCAATCTGAAACCGTATGGCGGCAAGCCAACAAATACCAAGTGCCGCGCTTGGCGTTTGTCAATAAAATGGACCGTCAGGGTGCCAACTTCTTCCGCGTTGTCGAGCAAATGAAAACCCGTTTGCGCGCAAACCCTGTACCTATCGTCATTCCGGTTGGTGCGGAAGACAACTTCAGCGGTGTGGTTGATTTGTTGAAAATGAAATCCATCATTTGGAATGAAGCCGATAAAGGTACAACCTTTACCTATGGCGATATTCCTGCCGAATTGGTCGAAACTGCCGAAGAATGGCGTCAAAATATGATTGAAGCCGCAGCCGAAGCCAGCGAAGAACTGATGGACAAATACTTAGGCGGCGACGAGCTGACCGAAGAAGAAATCGTAGGCGCGTTGCGTCAACGTACTTTGGCAGGCGAAATTCAGCCTATGCTGTGTGGTTCTGCATTTAAAAACAAAGGTGTTCAACGTATGTTGGACGCAGTTGTAGAATTGCTGCCAGCTCCTACCGATATTCCTCCGGTTCAAGGTGTCAACCCGAATACCGAGGAAGCCGACAGCCGTCAAGCCAGCGATGAAGAGAAATTCTCTGCATTGGCGTTCAAAATGTTGAACGACAAATACGTCGGTCAGCTGACCTTTATCCGCGTTTACTCAGGCGTAGTAAAATCCGGCGATACCGTATTGAACTCCGTAAAAGGCACTCGCGAACGTATCGGTCGTTTGGTACAAATGACTGCCGCAGACCGTACTGAAATCGAAGAAGTACGCGCCGGCGACATCGCAGCCGCTATTGGTCTGAAAGACGTTACTACCGGTGAAACCTTGTGTGCGGAAAGCGCGCCGATTATCTTGGAACGTATGGAATTCCCCGAGCCGGTAATCCATATTGCCGTTGAGCCGAAAACCAAAGCCGACCAAGAGAAAATGGGTATCGCCCTGAACCGCTTGGCTAAAGAAGACCCTTCTTTCCGTGTCCGTACAGACGAAGAATCCGGTCAAACCATTATTTCCGGTATGGGTGAGCTGCACTTGGAAATTATTGTTGACCGTATGAAACGCGAATTCGGTGTGGAAGCAAATATCGGTGCGCCTCAAGTGGCTTACCGTGAAACTATCCGCAAAGCCGTTAAAGCCGAATACAAACATGCAAAACAATCCGGTGGTAAAGGTCAATACGGTCACGTTGTGATTGAAATGGAACCTATGGAACCGGGTGGTGAAGGTTACGAGTTTATCGATGAAATTAAAGGTGGTGTGATTCCTCGCGAATTTATTCCGTCTGTCGATAAAGGTATCCGCGATACGTTGCCTAACGGTATCGTTGCCGGCTATCCTGTAGTTGACGTACGTATCCGTCTGGTATTCGGTTCTTACCATGATGTCGACTCTTCCCAATTGGCATTTGAATTGGCTGCTTCTCAAGCGTTTAAAGAAGGTATGCGTCAAGCATCTCCCGCCCTGCTTGAGCCGATTATGGCAGTTGAAGTGGAAACCCCGGAAGAATACATGGGCGACGTAATGGGCGACTTGAACCGCCGTCGCGGTGTTGTATTGGGTATGGATGATGACGGTATCGGCGGTAAAAAAGTCCGTGCCGAAGTACCTCTGGCAGAAATGTTCGGTTATTCGACCGACCTGCGTTCTGCAACCCAAGGCCGCGCTACTTACTCTATGGAGTTCAAGAAATATTCTGAAGCTCCTGCCCACATAGCTGCTGCTGTAACTGAAGCCCGTAAAGGCTAA
- the tuf gene encoding elongation factor Tu, whose protein sequence is MAKEKFERSKPHVNVGTIGHVDHGKTTLTAALTTILAKKFGGAAKAYDQIDNAPEEKARGITINTSHVEYETETRHYAHVDCPGHADYVKNMITGAAQMDGAILVCSAADGPMPQTREHILLARQVGVPYIIVFMNKCDMVDDAELLELVEMEIRDLLSSYDFPGDDCPIVQGSALKALEGDAAYEEKIFELAAALDSYIPTPERAVDKPFLLPIEDVFSISGRGTVVTGRVERGIIHVGDEIEIVGLKETQKTTCTGVEMFRKLLDEGQAGDNVGVLLRGTKREDVERGQVLAKPGTITPHTKFKAEVYVLSKEEGGRHTPFFANYRPQFYFRTTDVTGAVTLEEGVEMVMPGENVTITVELIAPIAMEEGLRFAIREGGRTVGAGVVSSVIA, encoded by the coding sequence ATGGCTAAGGAAAAATTCGAACGTAGCAAACCGCACGTAAACGTTGGCACCATCGGTCACGTTGACCATGGTAAAACCACCCTGACTGCCGCTTTGACTACTATTTTGGCTAAAAAATTCGGCGGTGCTGCAAAAGCTTACGACCAAATCGACAACGCACCCGAAGAAAAAGCACGCGGTATTACCATTAACACCTCGCACGTGGAATACGAAACCGAAACCCGCCACTACGCACACGTAGACTGTCCGGGGCACGCCGACTACGTTAAAAACATGATTACCGGCGCCGCACAAATGGACGGTGCAATCCTGGTATGTTCCGCAGCCGACGGTCCTATGCCGCAAACCCGCGAACACATCCTGCTGGCCCGTCAAGTAGGCGTACCTTACATCATCGTGTTCATGAACAAATGCGACATGGTCGACGATGCCGAGCTGTTGGAACTGGTTGAAATGGAAATCCGCGACCTGCTGTCCAGCTACGACTTCCCCGGCGACGACTGCCCGATCGTACAAGGTTCCGCACTGAAAGCCTTGGAAGGCGATGCCGCTTACGAAGAAAAAATCTTCGAATTGGCTGCTGCATTGGACAGCTACATCCCGACTCCCGAGCGTGCCGTGGACAAACCTTTCTTGTTGCCTATCGAAGACGTATTCTCTATTTCCGGTCGTGGTACAGTAGTAACCGGTCGTGTAGAGCGCGGTATCATCCACGTCGGTGACGAGATCGAAATCGTCGGTCTGAAAGAAACTCAAAAAACCACTTGTACCGGTGTTGAAATGTTCCGCAAACTGCTGGACGAAGGTCAAGCAGGCGACAACGTAGGCGTATTGCTGCGCGGTACCAAACGTGAAGACGTAGAGCGTGGTCAAGTATTGGCTAAACCGGGTACAATCACTCCTCACACCAAGTTCAAAGCAGAAGTATACGTACTGAGCAAAGAAGAGGGCGGCCGCCATACCCCGTTCTTCGCCAACTACCGTCCCCAATTCTACTTCCGTACCACCGACGTAACCGGCGCGGTTACTTTGGAAGAAGGTGTGGAAATGGTAATGCCGGGCGAGAACGTAACCATCACCGTAGAACTGATTGCGCCTATCGCTATGGAAGAAGGTTTGCGCTTTGCGATTCGCGAAGGCGGCCGTACCGTGGGTGCCGGCGTGGTTTCTTCTGTTATCGCTTAA
- the rpsJ gene encoding 30S ribosomal protein S10 produces the protein MANQKIRIRLKAYDYALIDRSAQEIVETAKRTGAVVKGPIPLPTKIERFNILRSPHVNKTSREQLEIRTHLRLMDIVDWTDKTTDALMKLDLPAGVDVEIKVQ, from the coding sequence ATGGCAAACCAAAAAATCCGTATCCGCCTGAAAGCTTATGATTACGCCCTGATTGACCGTTCTGCACAAGAAATCGTTGAAACTGCAAAACGTACCGGTGCAGTTGTAAAAGGCCCGATTCCTTTGCCGACCAAAATCGAACGTTTCAACATTCTGCGTTCTCCGCACGTGAACAAAACTTCCCGTGAACAATTGGAAATCCGCACCCACTTGCGCCTGATGGACATCGTGGATTGGACCGACAAAACTACCGATGCGCTGATGAAGCTGGATTTGCCGGCCGGTGTTGATGTAGAAATCAAAGTCCAATAA
- a CDS encoding GTPase family protein: MFYSQVNKGKMMSLLNVFKDILNNKELNSEERHDLERAVKILQDTHVNILITGATGCGKSSTINALFSIDQATGKSDGLVKEVAKVGVGVDPETMDIAKYELENMTIWDSPGLGDGEKADQKHRRNIINKLLEKDSNGNAVIDLVLVLLDGGSRDLGTSYELINNVIINTLKKSGEGRTDRLLVAINQCDMAMKGRNWDAEAGRPNAALENFLEEKVCSTRKRIQEATGVTVNPIYFSAGFKSEDEEQRPYNITRLLRYIITAMPSEKRVIVAEKINVEEIERDTSRRKQEERQEIDSSIGSALEKILGAAGGVVKDVVSTIASGVGTLIGGAAKAIGGAISTVASFFGW; this comes from the coding sequence ATGTTTTATTCTCAAGTAAATAAAGGAAAGATGATGAGCTTACTTAATGTCTTTAAAGATATTTTAAACAACAAAGAATTGAATTCGGAAGAACGGCATGATTTGGAGCGGGCGGTTAAGATCTTGCAGGATACGCATGTCAATATTTTGATTACCGGAGCCACCGGTTGCGGAAAATCATCCACCATCAATGCCTTGTTCAGCATAGATCAGGCAACGGGAAAGAGTGATGGACTAGTAAAGGAAGTCGCAAAAGTAGGCGTGGGTGTAGATCCTGAAACTATGGATATTGCCAAATATGAATTGGAGAATATGACGATTTGGGATAGTCCGGGCTTGGGCGACGGAGAGAAGGCAGACCAAAAGCACCGGCGCAATATCATCAATAAGCTGCTGGAGAAAGACAGTAACGGCAATGCCGTCATCGACTTGGTTTTGGTGCTGCTTGACGGCGGCTCCAGAGACTTGGGGACATCATACGAACTGATTAACAATGTAATCATCAATACATTGAAGAAGAGTGGGGAAGGCCGTACAGACCGGTTGCTGGTTGCGATTAATCAGTGTGATATGGCGATGAAGGGGCGGAATTGGGATGCGGAAGCCGGCCGTCCGAACGCCGCCTTGGAAAACTTTTTGGAGGAGAAAGTGTGTTCGACACGCAAGCGCATTCAGGAAGCTACCGGCGTTACGGTCAATCCGATTTATTTTTCAGCAGGCTTTAAGAGTGAGGATGAGGAGCAGCGTCCCTATAACATAACCCGCCTGTTGCGTTACATCATTACGGCTATGCCGTCTGAAAAACGGGTGATTGTGGCAGAGAAGATTAATGTGGAAGAAATCGAACGAGATACCAGCCGCCGCAAACAGGAGGAGCGGCAAGAAATCGACAGTAGTATCGGCAGTGCGCTGGAGAAAATATTGGGGGCTGCGGGAGGCGTGGTTAAAGATGTTGTTTCAACGATAGCAAGCGGTGTCGGGACGCTGATCGGCGGTGCTGCAAAAGCGATTGGAGGGGCGATTAGCACGGTTGCTTCTTTTTTTGGCTGGTAG
- a CDS encoding GTPase family protein — protein MHRYRISEIGQKVTAAGFRHLDVLLVGATGVGKSSTLNALFGEQKAKVGTGVDPETQLVESYMLNDVLRFWDSAGLGDGKEADRAHRQKLIDVLSKTYTHSDGQWGWIDLVFVILDGSSRDLGTAYDLLRDVILKMIDPDRVIVAINQADMAMKGRYWDKVLHQPQPNLQQFLDEKAESVQKRILEATGLQISKPVYYSAYENYHLKEIMDAVINHIPVCRRKMHTP, from the coding sequence ATGCATCGTTACCGTATTTCTGAAATCGGGCAAAAAGTCACAGCAGCCGGTTTCCGTCATTTGGATGTCTTGCTTGTCGGTGCGACAGGTGTCGGCAAGTCCTCAACCTTAAATGCCTTGTTTGGCGAACAAAAAGCCAAGGTAGGCACAGGCGTGGATCCCGAAACGCAATTGGTCGAAAGCTATATGCTGAACGATGTGTTGCGGTTTTGGGACAGCGCAGGTTTGGGCGATGGGAAAGAAGCCGACCGCGCCCATCGGCAAAAACTGATTGATGTCCTGTCTAAAACCTATACTCATTCGGATGGGCAGTGGGGCTGGATAGATTTGGTGTTCGTTATCCTTGACGGCAGCTCCCGCGATTTGGGTACGGCCTATGATTTGTTGAGGGATGTTATCCTTAAAATGATTGATCCGGATAGGGTTATTGTTGCAATCAATCAGGCGGATATGGCGATGAAAGGACGTTATTGGGATAAGGTGCTGCATCAGCCGCAGCCGAATTTGCAACAGTTTCTAGACGAGAAGGCCGAATCGGTACAAAAAAGGATTCTGGAAGCAACCGGTTTGCAGATTTCCAAACCCGTTTACTATTCGGCATACGAAAACTACCATCTCAAAGAAATAATGGATGCAGTCATCAACCATATCCCGGTTTGTCGGAGAAAGATGCATACGCCGTGA
- the rplC gene encoding 50S ribosomal protein L3 produces the protein MTLGLVGRKVGMTRVFDEQGVSVPVTVLDMSANRVTQVKSKDTDGYTAVQVTFGQKKANRVNKAEAGHFAKAGVEAGRGLIEFALTEEKLAELKAGDEITVSMFEVGQLVDVTGTSKGKGFSGTIKRHNFGAQRTSHGNSRSHRVPGSIGMAQDPGRVFPGKRMAGQYGNTKATVQKLEVVRVDAERQLLLVKGAVPGAVNSDVVVRPSVKVGA, from the coding sequence ATGACTTTAGGTCTGGTTGGACGCAAAGTTGGTATGACCCGCGTGTTCGACGAACAGGGTGTTTCTGTTCCGGTAACCGTTTTGGATATGTCTGCCAACCGCGTTACACAAGTAAAATCCAAAGATACTGACGGCTATACTGCCGTTCAAGTTACCTTTGGTCAGAAAAAAGCCAATCGTGTCAACAAAGCCGAAGCCGGGCACTTTGCAAAAGCAGGTGTTGAAGCCGGTCGCGGTTTGATTGAGTTTGCTTTGACTGAAGAAAAACTGGCTGAATTGAAAGCTGGTGACGAAATCACCGTTTCTATGTTTGAAGTCGGTCAACTGGTCGATGTAACCGGTACCTCTAAAGGTAAAGGTTTCTCCGGCACGATCAAACGTCATAACTTCGGTGCCCAACGTACTTCCCACGGTAACTCCCGTTCTCACCGTGTTCCAGGCTCTATCGGTATGGCGCAAGACCCGGGTCGCGTGTTCCCCGGTAAACGCATGGCCGGCCAATACGGCAACACCAAAGCAACTGTTCAAAAATTGGAAGTTGTCCGTGTTGATGCAGAACGCCAACTGCTGTTGGTTAAGGGTGCTGTTCCGGGTGCGGTCAACAGCGATGTTGTAGTTCGTCCCAGCGTGAAAGTAGGTGCGTAA
- the rplD gene encoding 50S ribosomal protein L4, protein MELKVIDAKGQVSGSLSVSDALFAREYNEALVHQLVNAYLANARSGNRAQKTRAEVKHSTKKPWRQKGTGRARSGMTSSPLWRKGGRAFPNKPDENFTQKVNRKMYRAGMATILSQLTRDERLFAIEALTAETPKTKVFAEQVKNLGLEQVLFVTKQLDENVYLASRNLPNVLVLEAQQVDPYSLLRYKKVIITKDAVAQLEEQWV, encoded by the coding sequence ATGGAATTGAAAGTAATTGACGCTAAAGGACAAGTTTCAGGCAGCCTGTCTGTTTCTGATGCTTTGTTCGCCCGCGAATACAATGAAGCGTTGGTTCATCAGCTGGTAAATGCCTACTTGGCAAACGCCCGCTCTGGTAACCGTGCTCAAAAAACCCGTGCCGAAGTAAAACACTCAACCAAAAAACCATGGCGTCAAAAAGGTACCGGCCGCGCCCGTTCCGGTATGACTTCATCTCCGCTGTGGCGTAAAGGTGGTCGCGCGTTCCCGAACAAACCCGACGAAAACTTCACTCAAAAAGTAAACCGCAAAATGTACCGTGCCGGTATGGCGACTATTCTGTCCCAATTGACTCGTGACGAGCGTTTGTTTGCGATTGAGGCGTTGACTGCTGAAACTCCTAAAACCAAAGTTTTTGCTGAACAAGTGAAAAATCTGGGTCTGGAGCAAGTGTTGTTTGTAACCAAACAGCTCGACGAGAATGTTTACTTGGCTTCACGCAACTTGCCAAACGTGTTGGTTTTGGAAGCTCAACAAGTTGATCCTTACAGCTTGCTGCGTTACAAAAAAGTAATCATCACTAAAGATGCAGTTGCACAATTAGAGGAGCAATGGGTATGA
- the rplW gene encoding 50S ribosomal protein L23 → MNQQRLTQVILAPIVSEKSNVLAEKRNQMTFKVLANATKPEIKAAVELLFGVQVASVTTVTTKGKTKRFGRTLGRRSDVKKAYVSLAAGQELDLEAAAAAADKE, encoded by the coding sequence ATGAATCAACAACGTTTGACTCAAGTGATTTTGGCACCTATCGTTTCTGAAAAAAGCAACGTATTGGCTGAAAAACGCAACCAAATGACGTTTAAAGTCTTGGCAAATGCAACCAAACCTGAAATCAAAGCTGCTGTTGAGCTGCTGTTTGGTGTTCAAGTTGCTTCTGTAACTACCGTTACAACTAAAGGCAAAACTAAGCGTTTTGGTCGTACTTTGGGCCGCCGCAGCGATGTTAAAAAAGCTTATGTAAGCTTGGCTGCCGGTCAAGAGTTGGATTTGGAAGCCGCTGCTGCAGCTGCAGATAAGGAATAA